The following proteins are co-located in the Drechmeria coniospora strain ARSEF 6962 chromosome Unknown scf7180000000099, whole genome shotgun sequence genome:
- a CDS encoding transcription initiation factor IIF subunit alpha: MSAPPPGGRNGLPKTSKPNPLRPMRKRPARPLAASSKRAPASNPNETSIPNQSRAQAKLVESRPNVDELRKQYNGWSEPPPQYLYNDIPIMTTKKALLDGIRYHLMKFAHSKVDEVKPVDPTDQDTFTRPVTLHRRDARQPPPGRATKDEVSDPSVVDEKEQERLAQIKAEREAQRAIDQAKIAPVAKDNNPKRPKKQKDEKTMFNRAPKSSAAKKEADLRYEEALPWHLEDADGKNIWVGSYVAALSEANVAFMIDKSVFRMVPLEKWYKFTSKPPFRALTIDQAEAYMNRKVDVGRWVMKDEERKAGQSDMEATRQLFYGRGQMIKTESDTFRAASRLEKIDHDELDVSGDEFQDDDEAPYVDRNDDEDVKESKERIRREQLGANLFGDGDEQEVDKELQEQLREVLERQKYGKSTKKALIKRDREDIYESDDSEENPWSSSSEDESSDDDDEEGKIENRKDADSKDIPAEAKEKSKTGVVKTPLHKQKQGDVVKTAKSLKRAGSPTLSESSGNESSRKKLKKTATAALSSRAGTPLSQANPTRLPKIWGAGSGSDGEATGGEISDGGGPRKKVNLVAGSGNRTPAASRAGSPNPSQGGALPPSQLGGGIESWEILEKIPNEGIAIGDLIKPFQGRVGDRPGLMPKSEWIQLVKQLCDYGPDKRLRRRK, from the exons ATGAGCGCCCCCCCTCCTGGAGGCCGAAATGGACTCCCTAAGACCTCGAAGCCAAATCCTCTACGCCCCATGCGAAAGCGACCTGCCCGCCCTCTAGCTGCGTCGTCAAAGAGAGCGCCTGCTTCAAATCCCAACGAAACGTCAATCCCAAATCAGTCGCGGGCGCAAGCAAAGTTGGTGGAATCCAGGCCAAATGTTGATGAACTACGCAAGCAGTACAACGGTTGGTCGGAGCCTCCACCACAATACCTGTATAACGACATTCCTATCATGACAACGAAGAAAGCCTTGCTTGACGGGATCCGCTATCACCTGATGAAGTTTGCCCACTCCAAAGTTGATGAGGTCAAGCCTGTCGACCCGACAGACCAAGATACCTTCACCCGGCCGGTAACACTGCACCGACGAGATGCCCGACAGCCACCACCTGGCAGGGCTACAAAAGATGAGGTTTCGGACCCGAGCGTTGTGGACGAGAAGGAGCAAGAACGGCTGGCGCAGATCAAAGCTGAGCGCGAGGCTCAGCGTGCCATTGACCAGGCCAAGATCGCCCCGGTCGCAAAGGACAACAACCCCAAACGACCCAAGAAACAAAAAGACGAAAAAACTATGTTTAACAGGGCACCTAAGTCATCCGCTGCAAAGAAGGAGGCTGACCTTCGTTATGAGGAGGCGTTGCCGTGGCACCTAGAAGATGCGGACGGGAAAAATATATGGGTTGGAAGCTATGTTGCCGCCCTTTCTGAAGCAAATGTCGCCTTCATGATTGATAAATCGGTCTTTCGCATGGTGCCTCTGGAGAAATGGTACAAGTTCACATCGAAACCACCGTTCCGAGCCCTCACCATCGATCAAGCCGAGGCCTACATGAACCGAAAGGTCGACGTCGGTCGGTGGGTGATGAAGGATGAAGAGAGAAAGGCTGGTCAGAGTGACATGGAGGCAACGCGTCAATTGTTTTACGGTCGTGGTCAAATGATCAAGACGGAAAGTGACACGTTCCGTGCTGCGTCTCGGCTGGAAAAAATTGACCACGACGAATTGGACGTATCAGGCGATGAGTTccaggatgacgacgaagcacCTTATGTTGACCGCAATGATGATGAGGACGTCAAGGAATCTAAGGAACGGATTCGCCGTGAGCAGCTTGGCGCGAACCTGtttggcgacggtgacgaacAGGAGGTCGACAAGGAATTGCAGGAGCAATTGCGCGAAGTACTGGAACGACAGAAGTATGGAAAATCCACGAAGAAAGCTTTAATAAAACGGGACCGCGAAGACATATACGAAAGCGACGACTCGGAGGAAAACCCCTGGAGCAGTTCT TCCGAAGATGAATCcagcgatgacgacgacgaagaggggAAAATTGAAAACAGGAAAGACGCCGACAGCAAAGATATCCCGGCCGAGGCAAAAGAAAAATCCAAAACAGGGGTTGTTAAGACACCCCTGCACAAGCAGAAGCAGGGTGACGTCGTGAAGACGGCGAAGTCTTTGAAACGTGCCGGCTCTCCTACGTTATCTGAATCAAGTGGTAACGAATCGTCTCGGAAGAAGTTGAAGAAGACTGCCACTGCGGCTCTGAGCAGCAGGGCGGGTACGCCACTCTCACAAGCAAACCCAACCCGTCTCCCAAAGATTTGGGGTGCTGGATCTGGGAGTGATGGCGAAGCAACTGGTGGAGAAATATCGGACGGTGGCGGTCCGCGGAAGAAAGTTAATTTAGTTGCTGGCAGTGGGAATCGTACTCCCGCAGCCTCGCGAGCAGGAAGCCCGAACCCATCCCAAGGAG GTGCTTTACCTCCATCTCAACTTGGTGGAGGAATCGAATCCTGGGAAATTCTTGAGAAGATCCCAAACGAGGGTATCGCCATCGGTGACCTGATCAAGCCTTTCCAGGGTCGTGTTGGTGACAGGCCTGGGTTAATGCCAAAGAGCGAATGGATTCAGCTAGTGAAGCAGCTGTGTGATTATGGCCCTGACAAACGTCTTCGACGAAGAAAGTGA